From Serinicoccus profundi, the proteins below share one genomic window:
- the pntB gene encoding Re/Si-specific NAD(P)(+) transhydrogenase subunit beta gives MTLTSAVDAAYLVAALLFLGALAGLSRHESARRGNLLGIGGMALALVATVVLAVSTAERGALTTLLLIAAAMSLGAGIGIWRARVVAMTGMPELVAILHSFVGVAAVLVGINTYLGEGPTGAAGVSQRVEIAAGVFIGAVTFTGSVVAWAKLSARMKSAPLMLPRRHLLNLVVVLAGLVVSVWFVAAPGLVPLLILTGLALALGAHLVASIGGGDMPVVVSMLNSYSGWAAAAAGFMLGNDLLIITGALVGSSGAILSWIMCTAMNRSFVSVIAGGFGADPVVGADGGEEQGTHREVGAEGVAEMLRQARSVVITPGYGMAVAHAQHPVARLVERPGELGVSVRFGIHPVAGRLPGHMNVLLAEARVPYDIVLGMDEVNGDLAGTDVVLVIGANDTVNPAAIEQPGSPIAGMPVLQVWEAREVVVFKRSMAPGYAGVQNPLFFRDNTQMIFGDAKAKVEEILTALGT, from the coding sequence GTGACGCTGACCTCGGCCGTCGACGCGGCATACCTCGTCGCGGCCCTGCTCTTCCTGGGCGCGCTGGCGGGGCTGTCCCGGCACGAGTCCGCGCGGCGCGGCAACCTCCTCGGGATCGGCGGCATGGCTCTCGCGCTCGTCGCCACCGTGGTGCTCGCGGTCAGCACCGCCGAACGGGGTGCGCTGACGACCTTGCTGCTCATCGCGGCGGCGATGTCGCTCGGTGCGGGCATCGGGATCTGGCGGGCGCGGGTCGTGGCCATGACCGGTATGCCGGAGCTCGTCGCGATCCTGCACAGCTTCGTCGGGGTGGCGGCTGTCCTCGTCGGCATCAACACCTACCTCGGGGAGGGGCCCACCGGCGCGGCCGGGGTGAGTCAGCGTGTCGAGATCGCCGCCGGCGTCTTCATCGGGGCCGTGACCTTCACCGGGTCGGTCGTGGCCTGGGCCAAGCTCTCCGCCCGGATGAAGAGCGCCCCGCTCATGCTCCCGCGGAGGCACCTGCTCAACCTCGTCGTCGTGCTGGCCGGCCTCGTGGTGTCCGTCTGGTTCGTCGCGGCCCCCGGCCTGGTGCCGCTGCTCATCCTCACCGGGCTGGCGCTGGCGCTGGGGGCGCACCTCGTCGCCTCGATCGGCGGCGGCGACATGCCGGTCGTCGTCTCGATGCTCAACTCCTACAGCGGGTGGGCCGCGGCCGCGGCGGGCTTCATGCTCGGCAACGACCTGCTCATCATCACCGGCGCCCTCGTCGGCAGCTCCGGCGCGATCCTGTCCTGGATCATGTGCACGGCGATGAACCGCTCCTTCGTCTCCGTCATCGCCGGCGGTTTCGGTGCCGATCCGGTGGTCGGTGCCGACGGCGGTGAGGAGCAGGGCACGCACCGTGAGGTCGGCGCGGAGGGGGTGGCCGAGATGCTGCGCCAGGCGCGCTCCGTCGTCATCACGCCTGGCTACGGCATGGCGGTCGCGCACGCGCAGCACCCGGTCGCCCGCCTCGTCGAGCGCCCGGGTGAGCTGGGGGTCTCCGTGCGCTTCGGCATACACCCCGTGGCCGGCCGGTTGCCGGGGCACATGAACGTCCTGCTCGCCGAGGCGCGGGTGCCCTACGACATCGTGCTCGGCATGGACGAGGTCAACGGCGACCTCGCCGGCACCGACGTCGTGCTCGTCATCGGCGCCAACGACACCGTCAACCCCGCGGCGATCGAACAGCCGGGCAGCCCGATCGCGGGTATGCCTGTCCTCCAGGTGTGGGAGGCGCGTGAGGTCGTGGTCTTCAAGCGCTCGATGGCGCCAGGCTACGCCGGCGTCCAGAACCCGCTCTTCTTCCGGGACAACACCCAGATGATCTTCGGCGACGCCAAGGCCAAGGTCGAGGAGATCCTCACCGCGCTGGGCACGTGA
- a CDS encoding Re/Si-specific NAD(P)(+) transhydrogenase subunit alpha, whose protein sequence is MLIGIPREPRETQAIVAATPATVTALRKRGHEVVVEHGAGERASYPDVAYAEAGARLAATTDVLAADLVLMVDAPTPETVATLPPGAAVAALLAPARSPQLVDQLAARGVTALSMDAVPRISRAQSLDVLSSMANLAGYRAVIEAAHDYGGMLAGQVTAAGTTPPATVFVVGAGVAGLAAIGAAQSLGAQVRTFDVRPEVAEQVESMGATFVSLDLEVSSGRSDGYAGELTEDAERATSELYAQEAMTADIVITTALIPGRPAPRILDAGTVAAMRPGSVVVDLAAANGGNVEGTVADQRVVTDGGVTLIGYSDLAGRMPTQASQLYGTNMVNLVALLDKGGDGNGDLVLDLDDQVVRAMTVAHQGQVLWPPPQISVRAAPTPTGDEVGGGTAAAPASRHTPEVRARDPRRRRAVLLTLAVLAALGAAFAPEELRMHLTVFALSVIAGYYVVSHVTHALHTPLMSVTNAISGIICVGAILQVGSSSTWVTALALVGITVASINIFGGFTVTHRMLGMFRKAES, encoded by the coding sequence GTGCTGATCGGCATACCCCGCGAGCCGCGGGAGACCCAGGCGATCGTCGCTGCCACCCCGGCCACCGTGACGGCGCTGCGCAAGCGTGGCCACGAGGTGGTCGTCGAGCACGGCGCGGGGGAGCGGGCGAGCTACCCCGACGTGGCGTATGCCGAGGCCGGAGCCCGCCTCGCCGCCACCACAGACGTACTGGCCGCCGACCTCGTGCTCATGGTCGACGCGCCGACGCCCGAGACGGTCGCGACCCTCCCGCCCGGCGCCGCGGTCGCCGCGCTCCTGGCACCGGCCCGCTCGCCGCAGCTGGTGGATCAGCTGGCCGCCCGTGGCGTCACCGCGCTGTCGATGGACGCCGTGCCGCGCATCTCACGGGCGCAGAGCCTCGACGTGCTCAGCTCGATGGCCAACCTGGCGGGCTACCGCGCCGTCATCGAGGCCGCCCATGACTACGGCGGCATGCTCGCCGGTCAGGTCACTGCTGCCGGCACCACCCCGCCGGCCACGGTCTTCGTCGTCGGCGCCGGGGTCGCGGGGCTCGCGGCCATCGGGGCGGCGCAGTCGCTGGGGGCGCAGGTGCGCACCTTCGACGTGCGCCCGGAGGTCGCGGAGCAGGTCGAGTCGATGGGTGCGACCTTCGTCAGCCTCGACCTCGAGGTGAGCAGCGGCCGCTCCGACGGGTATGCCGGTGAGCTCACCGAGGACGCCGAGCGCGCCACCTCCGAGCTCTACGCGCAGGAGGCGATGACGGCCGACATCGTCATCACCACCGCTCTCATCCCGGGTCGGCCCGCCCCCCGGATCCTCGACGCGGGGACGGTCGCCGCGATGCGGCCCGGCTCGGTCGTCGTCGACCTCGCAGCAGCCAACGGCGGCAACGTCGAGGGGACGGTCGCCGACCAGCGGGTCGTCACCGACGGTGGGGTGACCCTCATCGGCTACTCCGACCTCGCCGGGCGGATGCCGACGCAGGCCAGTCAACTCTACGGCACCAACATGGTCAACCTTGTCGCGTTGTTGGACAAGGGCGGCGACGGCAACGGCGATCTCGTCCTCGACCTGGACGACCAGGTGGTGCGGGCGATGACCGTCGCGCACCAGGGGCAGGTGCTGTGGCCACCGCCGCAGATCTCGGTGCGCGCCGCGCCGACGCCGACCGGGGACGAGGTCGGTGGCGGGACCGCCGCGGCCCCGGCGTCACGGCATACCCCGGAGGTCCGCGCGCGTGACCCCCGTCGGCGCCGCGCGGTGCTGCTCACCCTCGCGGTGCTCGCCGCGCTGGGGGCAGCCTTCGCCCCGGAGGAGCTGCGGATGCACCTCACCGTCTTCGCGCTGTCGGTCATCGCCGGCTACTACGTCGTCTCGCACGTGACCCACGCACTGCACACCCCGCTCATGTCGGTGACCAACGCGATCAGCGGGATCATCTGCGTCGGCGCGATCCTGCAGGTCGGCAGCAGCAGCACCTGGGTCACGGCGCTCGCCCTGGTGGGCATCACCGTGGCCTCGATCAACATCTTCGGCGGCTTCACCGTGACCCACCGGATGCTCGGGATGTTCCGGAAAGCCGAGTCGTGA
- a CDS encoding ATP-binding cassette domain-containing protein, translating into MTETPAIELREVCRDFRRPRTSLREAPPVVRAVRDVSLTIGRGERFGIVGESGSGKSTLLRLICGLDRPTSGEVLVEGRSVGDQPARRLGWLRTTLQLVFQDPMSSLDPRMRVRDIIAEPLVSQGIGGDHAARVAGLLEQVGLDPDAARRYPHQFSGGQRQRISVARALAPDPDILVMDEPVSALDVSVRAQVLNLIDEIVNGLDLTLVFVSHDLSVVRHVCDRVAVMQAGEVVEVGPTERLFAEPEHAYTRSLVAAIPDLQAALAGRSAQELARAVQERDA; encoded by the coding sequence GTGACTGAGACCCCAGCCATCGAGCTGCGTGAGGTATGCCGTGACTTCCGGCGCCCGCGCACGTCCCTGCGGGAGGCGCCGCCGGTCGTGCGCGCGGTGCGGGACGTGTCGCTGACCATCGGCCGGGGGGAGCGCTTCGGGATCGTCGGGGAGTCGGGGTCGGGGAAGTCGACCTTGCTGCGCCTCATCTGCGGTCTGGACCGGCCCACGTCCGGCGAGGTGCTCGTGGAGGGTCGTTCGGTCGGTGACCAACCGGCCCGTCGCCTGGGCTGGCTGCGCACGACGCTGCAGCTCGTCTTCCAGGACCCCATGAGCAGCCTGGACCCGCGGATGCGGGTGCGCGACATCATCGCCGAGCCCCTCGTATCCCAGGGCATCGGCGGTGACCACGCGGCCCGGGTCGCCGGGCTGCTCGAGCAGGTCGGGCTCGACCCCGACGCGGCCCGGCGCTACCCCCACCAGTTCTCCGGCGGGCAGCGGCAGCGGATCTCGGTCGCCCGCGCGCTGGCCCCGGACCCGGACATCCTCGTCATGGACGAGCCCGTCTCGGCGCTCGACGTCTCCGTGCGCGCGCAGGTCCTCAACCTCATCGACGAGATCGTCAACGGGCTCGACCTCACGCTCGTCTTCGTCAGCCACGACCTGTCGGTGGTGCGCCACGTGTGCGACCGGGTCGCGGTGATGCAGGCCGGCGAGGTCGTCGAGGTCGGCCCGACCGAGCGCCTCTTCGCCGAGCCGGAGCACGCGTATACCCGGTCGTTGGTCGCCGCGATCCCCGACCTTCAGGCCGCGCTCGCCGGGAGGAGCGCGCAGGAGCTGGCCAGGGCCGTCCAGGAGCGGGACGCCTGA
- a CDS encoding ABC transporter ATP-binding protein, with amino-acid sequence MDGLDVRADAGQTALLQDVTFSIGRGERVGLIGESGSGKSLTALAVMGLLGEGLQVSGDVRLSGRTPAERNLLEVGERELARLRGDSMSMVFQEPMTALNPTMRVGAQVAEVMRIHGTRDKAGARARAVELLDQVGLPDPEHLARSYPHELSGGQRQRVVLAIALANDPALLICDEPTTALDVTVQATVLDLVVRGVEERDAALLFITHDLAVVATVCERVLVMYGGRIVEAGPVGEVFADPRHRYTQGLIGASDLAGEQGRRERAALPTIPGTVPPAGRFPDGCVFRSRCAHATDTCAQLPPWTPRGDHPAGRRASGYACHHPAGEAS; translated from the coding sequence GTGGACGGTCTCGACGTCCGTGCCGACGCCGGGCAGACTGCGTTGCTGCAGGATGTGACCTTCTCGATCGGCCGCGGCGAGCGCGTCGGTCTCATCGGGGAGTCCGGGTCGGGCAAGTCCCTCACCGCGCTGGCGGTGATGGGCCTGCTCGGGGAGGGGCTGCAGGTCAGCGGTGACGTCAGGCTCTCCGGGCGGACCCCGGCGGAACGCAACCTGCTGGAGGTCGGCGAGCGTGAGCTGGCGCGGCTTCGCGGCGACTCGATGTCGATGGTGTTCCAGGAGCCGATGACCGCGCTCAACCCCACGATGAGGGTGGGTGCCCAGGTCGCTGAGGTGATGCGGATCCACGGCACGCGCGACAAGGCGGGCGCGCGGGCGCGCGCGGTCGAGCTGCTCGACCAGGTCGGCCTGCCCGACCCCGAGCACCTGGCCCGGTCCTACCCGCACGAGCTGTCCGGCGGGCAGCGGCAGCGCGTCGTCCTCGCGATCGCGCTGGCCAACGACCCGGCGCTGCTCATCTGCGACGAGCCCACCACGGCCCTCGACGTCACCGTGCAGGCGACCGTGCTCGATCTCGTCGTCCGTGGCGTCGAGGAGCGGGACGCCGCGCTGCTCTTCATCACCCACGACCTCGCCGTCGTCGCGACCGTGTGCGAGCGGGTGCTCGTGATGTACGGCGGCCGCATCGTCGAGGCCGGACCGGTCGGCGAGGTCTTCGCCGACCCGCGCCACCGGTATACCCAAGGTCTCATCGGCGCCTCCGACCTCGCCGGCGAGCAGGGCCGGCGGGAGCGGGCGGCCCTGCCGACGATCCCCGGGACCGTGCCGCCGGCCGGGCGTTTCCCCGACGGGTGCGTCTTCCGGAGCCGGTGCGCGCACGCCACCGACACCTGCGCCCAGCTGCCGCCGTGGACTCCCCGCGGGGACCACCCGGCGGGGCGGCGAGCCTCCGGCTACGCCTGCCACCACCCCGCGGGAGAGGCCTCATGA
- a CDS encoding DDE-type integrase/transposase/recombinase encodes MSAGKKVRGQILDEVVSVTGWSRDNARRRLRAAAKSPPGSGRRVAARPRKPRAAKFSYDATRVLQRVWAASGGQCGKYLAASMRTQLDALERHGELALDGPGRLDPQGRYSAGVRAELLAMSAATIDRYLAPAKATDQLRGTSTTKPSPLLRSSITVRRAGDEVETEPGFFEGDTVAHCGPTLKGEFARTVNLTCVHTGWVFTTTVRNNAHTHILGALRASVEAIPFAVSGLDFDNGSEFLNHAVIDWAADRQIFFTRSRPYKKNDQATIESKNNHLVRRYAFYYRYDTDAERAVLGRLWPLVNDRLNFLTPTKKPTGYGTDRHGHRTRLYDQPATPLERLLGAKVLSAQQEAELIAYRDTLNPADLARRIADLQSRLLVLAKDKTEQLYLASFPSALPDIRRGIRVQAS; translated from the coding sequence GTGAGCGCTGGGAAGAAGGTGCGTGGCCAGATCCTGGACGAGGTGGTCTCGGTGACGGGCTGGTCGCGGGACAACGCCCGACGCCGGTTGAGGGCGGCGGCGAAGTCGCCGCCGGGGTCGGGTCGGCGGGTAGCCGCACGGCCACGCAAACCGCGGGCGGCGAAGTTCTCCTACGACGCCACGAGAGTGCTGCAGCGGGTCTGGGCGGCCTCGGGCGGGCAGTGCGGGAAGTACCTGGCCGCCTCGATGCGGACCCAGCTCGATGCCCTGGAACGTCATGGCGAGCTCGCCCTCGACGGGCCCGGGCGGTTGGACCCGCAGGGCCGGTACAGCGCGGGTGTGCGGGCCGAGCTGCTGGCGATGTCCGCGGCCACGATCGACAGGTACCTGGCCCCGGCCAAGGCCACCGATCAGCTGCGCGGCACCTCCACGACCAAGCCTTCGCCGTTGCTGCGGTCCTCGATCACGGTCCGCCGGGCCGGGGACGAGGTCGAGACCGAACCGGGGTTCTTCGAGGGTGACACGGTCGCGCACTGCGGACCGACGCTGAAGGGTGAGTTCGCGCGCACCGTGAACCTGACCTGCGTACACACCGGGTGGGTGTTCACCACCACGGTGCGCAACAACGCCCACACCCACATCTTGGGCGCGCTGAGGGCCAGCGTGGAGGCGATCCCGTTCGCGGTCAGCGGTCTGGACTTCGATAACGGCAGCGAGTTCCTCAACCACGCCGTCATCGACTGGGCCGCCGACCGGCAGATCTTCTTCACCCGCTCCCGGCCGTACAAGAAGAACGACCAGGCCACGATCGAGTCCAAGAACAACCACCTGGTCCGCCGGTACGCCTTCTACTACCGCTACGACACCGACGCCGAGCGTGCCGTGCTCGGCCGGCTGTGGCCGCTGGTCAACGACCGCCTCAACTTCCTCACCCCGACCAAGAAGCCGACCGGGTACGGCACCGACCGCCACGGACACCGCACCCGCCTCTACGACCAGCCGGCCACCCCCCTGGAGCGGCTCCTGGGCGCCAAGGTCCTCAGCGCTCAGCAAGAGGCAGAGCTGATCGCCTACCGCGACACGCTCAACCCTGCCGACCTCGCCCGCCGGATCGCCGACCTCCAGTCCCGCCTCCTCGTCCTGGCCAAGGACAAGACCGAGCAGCTCTACCTCGCCAGCTTCCCCTCAGCACTTCCCGACATCCGTCGCGGCATCCGCGTCCAAGCCAGCTGA
- a CDS encoding FtsX-like permease family protein, which yields MRPWLVLREAAATAWAAKVPSALVLLLVAVMCAATIATVGRTAAAEQQLVDRLDEAGSRVLSVADARGAGLLPPTVVDQARSLSTVERGIGALIPVDVVNGVIGQGGTRVPAWGMHGDLSAVAELTGGRWPGPGEAIVTGTAMEQLGMEDPVGWLALASTTVVDDWSVVGSFTPREPFDDYATGVLYVAPADQPLDTLHVVLADASAAQTTQSQVVALVSPPTPDALTVTSPVSLAELQAQVTGDLAAFGATLLLGVLGGGALLVAIVVLADVLVRRKDLGRRRALGATRVTIVGLVVGRTLLPALLGAGLGVGAGLFAVSRIGTGVAPPPDFSIATATLALVAAVIAAVPPAVYAATRDPVRVLRTP from the coding sequence GTGAGGCCGTGGTTGGTGCTGCGGGAGGCCGCGGCGACGGCGTGGGCCGCCAAGGTGCCCTCGGCGCTCGTGCTGCTGCTGGTCGCCGTGATGTGCGCGGCGACGATCGCCACGGTAGGGCGAACTGCCGCGGCCGAGCAGCAGCTCGTCGACCGGCTGGACGAGGCCGGGTCGCGGGTGCTGTCCGTCGCGGACGCCCGGGGCGCGGGACTGCTGCCACCGACCGTGGTGGACCAGGCGAGAAGCCTGTCGACGGTCGAGCGGGGGATCGGGGCGCTCATCCCGGTCGATGTCGTCAACGGGGTCATCGGGCAGGGCGGCACCCGGGTGCCCGCCTGGGGCATGCACGGAGACCTGAGTGCTGTCGCCGAGCTCACCGGCGGACGATGGCCCGGCCCGGGTGAGGCCATCGTCACCGGGACGGCGATGGAGCAACTCGGGATGGAGGATCCGGTCGGATGGCTCGCCCTGGCCTCGACCACGGTCGTGGACGACTGGTCGGTCGTGGGCTCCTTCACCCCGCGCGAGCCCTTCGACGACTACGCCACCGGGGTGCTGTACGTCGCGCCGGCGGACCAGCCGCTGGACACGTTGCACGTCGTGCTCGCCGACGCCTCGGCCGCGCAGACGACGCAGTCGCAGGTCGTCGCGCTGGTCTCGCCGCCCACCCCGGACGCGCTCACCGTGACCTCCCCGGTGTCGCTGGCCGAACTGCAGGCCCAGGTCACCGGCGACCTCGCAGCCTTCGGGGCCACGCTGCTGCTGGGGGTGCTGGGCGGCGGTGCGCTGCTCGTGGCGATCGTCGTGCTGGCCGACGTGCTGGTGCGGCGCAAGGACCTCGGCCGACGGCGTGCGCTGGGTGCCACCAGGGTCACCATCGTCGGTCTCGTGGTCGGGCGCACCCTGCTGCCCGCCCTGCTCGGGGCGGGGCTCGGCGTCGGCGCAGGGTTGTTCGCGGTGTCGCGCATCGGAACCGGAGTCGCACCGCCGCCCGACTTCAGCATCGCCACCGCCACCCTGGCCCTGGTCGCCGCTGTGATCGCCGCTGTCCCGCCCGCCGTGTATGCCGCCACCCGCGACCCCGTCCGCGTGCTGAGGACTCCATGA